A genome region from Cucumis sativus cultivar 9930 chromosome 4, Cucumber_9930_V3, whole genome shotgun sequence includes the following:
- the LOC101214332 gene encoding uncharacterized protein At4g37920 isoform X1, with amino-acid sequence MAFTNHLPFQFYVSSTKPFIFPSFSTTLNPLPSIYSASPFKPSPKISKSDNRTSVTITAPLQIFNASARVNDVATSEKEEQVEMEVAKGYSLSQFCDKIIDIFLNEKPKTKEWRKFLVFREEWKKYRESFYSHCQRRADWEDDPIMKEKLISLRRKVKKIDDEMEIHSELLKELQDSPTDINAIVAKRHKEFTDEFFKFLTLISETHDSLEDRDAVARLAARCLAAVSAYNRTLENVETLDSAQVKFDNILNSPSLDVACEKIASLAKAKELDSSLILLINSAWASAKESTTMKNEVKEIMYHLYKATKSSLRSMAPKEIKLLKHLLNIVDPEERFSALATTFSPGDGSEQKDPNALYTTPKELHKWIKIMLDSYHLNQEDTDIREARNMTQPIVIQRLFILKDTIETEYLEQNQFQNPQSRPSHNHGSEDAISI; translated from the exons ATGGCTTTCACAAATCATCTCCCCTTTCAGTTCTACGTTTCCTCAACCAAACCTTTCATCTTCCCCAGCTTTTCCACCACTCTAAAcccacttccatccatttaTTCTGCTTCACCATTCAAACCATCacccaaaatttccaaatccGACAACCGTACATCAGTTACAATCACAGCCCCATTACAAATATTCAACGCAA GTGCACGAGTGAATGATGTAGCTACATCTGAAAAGGAAGAGCAAGTAGAGATGGAAGTTGCAAAGGGATATAGCCTCTCTCAATTTtgtgataaaataattgatattttcttgaatGAGAAGCCCAAGACCAAAGAATGGAGGAAGTTTTTGGTATTTAGGGAGGAGTGGAAAAAGTATCGTGAGAGCTTCTACAGTCATTGCCAAAGGCGGGCGGATTGGGAGGATGATCCAATTATGAAAGAGAAGTTAATATCACTTAggagaaaagttaaaaag ATTGATGATGAAATGGAAATCCACAGTGAACTTCTCAAGGAATTACAGGACAGCCCGACTGACATTAATGCGATAGTTGCAAAGCGGCACAAAGAGTTCACAGATGAGTTTTTTAAGTTCCTAACTCTGATATCGGAAACCCATGACAGTTTGGAAGATCGTGATg CTGTGGCTCGGCTGGCAGCCAGATGTCTGGCTGCAGTTAGTGCGTACAACCGAACATTAGAAAATGTGGAGACATTGGATTCTGCACAGgtcaaatttgataatattcTGAATTCTCCCTCATTGGATGTGGCTTGTGAGAAGATTGCAAGTCTTGCAAAGGCAAAGGAACTTGATTCATCATTGATCCTTTTGATAAACAGTGCTTGGGCTTCTGCAAAAGAATCCACAACCATGAAAAATGAG GTGAAAGAAATAATGTATCATTTATACAAGGCCACAAAAAGCAGTCTTAGAAGCATGGCCCCTAAAGAAATAAAGCTGTTAAAGCATTTGCTGAACATCGTAGATCCTGAAGAACGATTTTCAGCTTTAGCAACAACCTTCTCCCCAGGTGATGGAAGTGAACAAAAAGATCCAAATGCTTTGTACAC AACCCCGAAAGAGCTGCATAAGTGGATAAAGATCATGCTTGATTCATACCATCTAAATCAAGAAGATACGGACATCAGAGAAGCAAGGAATATGACTCAGCCTATTGTTATACAAAGGCTATTCATCCTTAAGGATACTATTGAAACTGAGTATTTGGAACAGAATCAGTTTCAGAATCCTCAATCAAGACCAAGTCATAATCATGGTTCTGAGGATGCAATCTCCATATAG
- the LOC101214332 gene encoding uncharacterized protein At4g37920 isoform X2, with amino-acid sequence MEVAKGYSLSQFCDKIIDIFLNEKPKTKEWRKFLVFREEWKKYRESFYSHCQRRADWEDDPIMKEKLISLRRKVKKIDDEMEIHSELLKELQDSPTDINAIVAKRHKEFTDEFFKFLTLISETHDSLEDRDAVARLAARCLAAVSAYNRTLENVETLDSAQVKFDNILNSPSLDVACEKIASLAKAKELDSSLILLINSAWASAKESTTMKNEVKEIMYHLYKATKSSLRSMAPKEIKLLKHLLNIVDPEERFSALATTFSPGDGSEQKDPNALYTTPKELHKWIKIMLDSYHLNQEDTDIREARNMTQPIVIQRLFILKDTIETEYLEQNQFQNPQSRPSHNHGSEDAISI; translated from the exons ATGGAAGTTGCAAAGGGATATAGCCTCTCTCAATTTtgtgataaaataattgatattttcttgaatGAGAAGCCCAAGACCAAAGAATGGAGGAAGTTTTTGGTATTTAGGGAGGAGTGGAAAAAGTATCGTGAGAGCTTCTACAGTCATTGCCAAAGGCGGGCGGATTGGGAGGATGATCCAATTATGAAAGAGAAGTTAATATCACTTAggagaaaagttaaaaag ATTGATGATGAAATGGAAATCCACAGTGAACTTCTCAAGGAATTACAGGACAGCCCGACTGACATTAATGCGATAGTTGCAAAGCGGCACAAAGAGTTCACAGATGAGTTTTTTAAGTTCCTAACTCTGATATCGGAAACCCATGACAGTTTGGAAGATCGTGATg CTGTGGCTCGGCTGGCAGCCAGATGTCTGGCTGCAGTTAGTGCGTACAACCGAACATTAGAAAATGTGGAGACATTGGATTCTGCACAGgtcaaatttgataatattcTGAATTCTCCCTCATTGGATGTGGCTTGTGAGAAGATTGCAAGTCTTGCAAAGGCAAAGGAACTTGATTCATCATTGATCCTTTTGATAAACAGTGCTTGGGCTTCTGCAAAAGAATCCACAACCATGAAAAATGAG GTGAAAGAAATAATGTATCATTTATACAAGGCCACAAAAAGCAGTCTTAGAAGCATGGCCCCTAAAGAAATAAAGCTGTTAAAGCATTTGCTGAACATCGTAGATCCTGAAGAACGATTTTCAGCTTTAGCAACAACCTTCTCCCCAGGTGATGGAAGTGAACAAAAAGATCCAAATGCTTTGTACAC AACCCCGAAAGAGCTGCATAAGTGGATAAAGATCATGCTTGATTCATACCATCTAAATCAAGAAGATACGGACATCAGAGAAGCAAGGAATATGACTCAGCCTATTGTTATACAAAGGCTATTCATCCTTAAGGATACTATTGAAACTGAGTATTTGGAACAGAATCAGTTTCAGAATCCTCAATCAAGACCAAGTCATAATCATGGTTCTGAGGATGCAATCTCCATATAG